From a region of the Vicinamibacteria bacterium genome:
- a CDS encoding sigma-70 family RNA polymerase sigma factor translates to MNERETRIQAFYAELGPALLAYARSILRDTAPAEDVLQQVFLKLLSNPALPLPTDARPYLFRAVRNTSLNVQRSTMRDAAHREGLELFTAPNGLSHLVPELEAALDDLPDEQRQVVILRIWGELTLDETAEVLGIPANTAASRYRYALAKLRQRLGALVRS, encoded by the coding sequence GTGAATGAGCGAGAGACGCGCATCCAGGCGTTCTACGCGGAGCTCGGGCCAGCCCTTCTCGCCTATGCCCGATCCATTCTGCGGGACACGGCGCCCGCAGAAGATGTTCTGCAGCAAGTGTTCTTGAAGTTGCTCTCAAACCCGGCTTTACCCTTGCCCACAGATGCTAGACCCTACCTGTTTCGTGCCGTGCGCAATACCAGCCTCAACGTCCAGCGTTCGACGATGCGCGACGCCGCTCACCGAGAGGGTCTTGAGTTGTTTACGGCTCCAAACGGCCTCTCTCACCTCGTCCCGGAATTGGAGGCGGCACTGGACGACCTGCCGGACGAGCAGCGGCAAGTCGTCATCCTACGGATCTGGGGCGAGCTGACGCTAGATGAGACGGCGGAGGTACTGGGTATTCCCGCCAATACAGCGGCGTCCCGCTATCGATACGCGCTCGCGAAGCTCCGTCAACGTCTGGGCGCGCTCGTGAGGTCCTGA
- a CDS encoding helix-turn-helix domain-containing protein, with product MMRRGKTLRLEAKGWRFGSAQEFLRLSDEETAYVELRLRLADSLRRRRQKRNLSQTDLAKLLCSSQSRVAKMEGGDPSVSIDLLIRSLLALGASNRDLARAISGASLPKAS from the coding sequence ATGATGCGTAGAGGGAAGACGCTGAGGCTGGAAGCGAAGGGCTGGAGGTTCGGAAGCGCTCAGGAGTTCCTTCGGCTGTCGGATGAGGAGACCGCCTACGTGGAACTGCGGCTGCGGCTGGCGGACAGCCTCAGGCGTCGCCGCCAGAAGCGGAACCTGAGCCAGACGGATCTCGCGAAACTGCTCTGTTCGAGCCAGTCTCGCGTGGCGAAGATGGAGGGCGGCGATCCCTCCGTCTCGATCGACCTCCTGATCCGCTCTCTTCTGGCCCTTGGCGCGTCTAATCGCGATCTTGCCCGAGCCATCTCTGGTGCGTCGCTGCCGAAGGCGAGCTAG
- a CDS encoding type II toxin-antitoxin system RelE/ParE family toxin, which produces MAREASRDKPLAWLHGEVKTPPFSKGARIETGYFLRELQRGEDLSMPHSRPMPAVGVRCHELRVVDKGVTWRIVYRVDPDAIVIAEVFAKKTAKSQAAVLEACRRRLKEYDDA; this is translated from the coding sequence ATTGCACGTGAGGCCTCAAGGGATAAGCCGCTTGCCTGGCTTCACGGGGAGGTCAAGACTCCTCCGTTCAGTAAGGGGGCGCGGATTGAGACCGGCTACTTCCTCAGGGAGCTTCAGAGGGGGGAAGATCTGTCGATGCCGCATTCCCGGCCGATGCCGGCCGTTGGCGTCCGCTGCCACGAGCTGAGGGTGGTAGACAAGGGGGTTACGTGGCGCATCGTGTATCGGGTGGATCCGGACGCGATCGTGATTGCTGAAGTCTTCGCCAAGAAGACGGCCAAGAGCCAGGCGGCGGTCTTGGAGGCTTGTCGGAGGCGCTTGAAGGAATACGATGATGCGTAG
- a CDS encoding VWA domain-containing protein produces MSLLSIVWLLRQGTVVGRAQTSTPPEFPSQVELITLDVVVSDGKGKPVGGLTQNHFVVEEDGQRQEIENFEAVSLSTQPEATAPEPSAIATSASTRKTGRGFAIVADDLGVQGKQTPQLREAVATMIDKSLGLGDAVVLGTTSGEAWWSGRIPSGREDLLAVLGRVQGRLAESYVLDRMTDYEAFWLNAHEDSPSAAPPQPDRSDLIPSGSATEVPDPLGTSIKARVIGRWKDAKVCEGARSCEALIQARATEIDAQRRARAHLTLSAVHRGIGELAGIRGRKSLILVSQGFLDDSSTDLREVATTAREANAAIYFVDLDGPEAFRGWRSVAEAEVTNDPRAWTTMRYEERVLESAGAQFLVEQTGGFSVRNAKDLASAVERIAVESRTFYLLGFHPPAGKPPGVWRKLRVAVDRKDVTTRARPGYRLYGASAGAITRSGTETLVPLRLASYVLEPLATERNRVVTVTEIDVSGLVAGSLDVARPPLQLRLEATPRDGGKTQAQDVSLQWARGSAPENPPTGSDWRLARLESALPPGVYRVRAFVRDPASGRTGQVEQRILVPDMTVFRVSTPVLSDQVTASVDAQSSVSPAPVAHEEFSPTAARPLLATFEVLGAAKDPATGQSRIETRFVLEDQTGHPLAAPPASALVPSPEGRLQQVIALPQLPGGQYALVITVDDRVAGNSQEVRRGFSVREPPASAAAEAPSSLGPVTAATPELTAILDRAAQYVLAYGQELTNIVAEEECRQVYAPGDLDRQVVRTIRAGVLFVSLPGPVPWATFRDVWEVDGNKIRDRADRLVRLFRDSPATAHERARAILEESARFNLGPVRRTLNIPTLALLFLHHENQYRFAFQLKGERSFHGTKVRDVAFSERVRPALVVGETGAGAPVRGRLWIDPQQGTVLKTDAEYDIDPLDPYHRSRAHIVTEYRRDPTLRIVVPDLMEETYESLVATGGGGLGVALVQATTRYSGYLRFSVTTEERVIGLPHKLQ; encoded by the coding sequence ATGAGCCTTCTCAGCATCGTGTGGCTGCTGCGCCAAGGAACCGTTGTCGGCCGGGCGCAGACGTCCACCCCACCGGAGTTCCCATCACAGGTCGAGCTCATCACGCTCGACGTGGTCGTCAGCGACGGCAAGGGGAAACCGGTCGGTGGGCTCACCCAGAACCACTTCGTGGTGGAGGAGGACGGCCAGCGGCAGGAGATCGAGAACTTCGAGGCCGTGTCGCTGTCAACCCAACCCGAGGCGACGGCACCCGAACCCTCCGCAATAGCGACGTCCGCTTCGACGCGAAAGACCGGTCGCGGGTTCGCCATCGTCGCGGACGACTTGGGTGTTCAAGGAAAGCAAACCCCCCAGTTACGCGAAGCCGTAGCCACGATGATTGACAAGTCGCTTGGCCTGGGTGACGCAGTTGTCCTCGGCACGACGAGCGGCGAGGCGTGGTGGAGCGGCCGCATCCCGAGTGGGCGCGAGGACCTCCTGGCGGTCCTTGGCCGGGTGCAAGGCCGGCTCGCCGAGAGTTATGTTCTCGACCGCATGACCGATTACGAAGCCTTCTGGCTCAACGCCCACGAAGACTCCCCGAGCGCCGCGCCGCCGCAGCCTGATCGTTCGGATTTGATTCCGAGTGGTTCAGCGACGGAGGTGCCAGATCCTCTGGGGACAAGCATCAAGGCGCGCGTTATCGGGCGCTGGAAGGATGCCAAGGTCTGCGAGGGGGCCCGCTCCTGCGAGGCTCTGATCCAGGCACGGGCGACGGAGATTGACGCCCAGCGGCGCGCCCGCGCTCACCTGACGCTTTCCGCCGTCCACCGTGGGATCGGGGAGCTCGCGGGCATCCGTGGCCGCAAGTCGCTGATCCTGGTCTCGCAGGGCTTCCTCGACGACTCCTCGACGGACTTGCGCGAAGTCGCAACGACCGCGCGCGAGGCCAACGCCGCCATCTACTTCGTCGACCTCGACGGACCCGAGGCATTCCGGGGCTGGAGGTCCGTCGCCGAGGCGGAGGTGACGAACGATCCGCGGGCCTGGACCACCATGCGCTACGAGGAACGGGTCCTGGAATCAGCGGGTGCGCAGTTCTTGGTCGAGCAGACCGGGGGCTTCTCGGTACGGAATGCCAAGGATCTCGCGTCCGCAGTGGAGCGGATCGCTGTTGAGTCGCGTACCTTCTATCTCCTCGGATTCCATCCCCCCGCTGGCAAGCCTCCCGGAGTTTGGCGCAAGCTGCGCGTAGCCGTCGACAGAAAGGACGTCACGACGCGGGCCCGGCCTGGATACCGCCTCTACGGGGCCAGCGCAGGTGCCATTACGCGGTCTGGGACGGAGACACTCGTCCCGCTCCGGCTCGCCTCCTACGTCCTTGAGCCCCTAGCCACTGAACGGAACCGGGTGGTCACGGTAACCGAAATCGATGTCTCCGGCCTCGTGGCAGGGAGCCTTGATGTGGCCAGGCCGCCGCTCCAACTGAGGCTCGAAGCCACGCCCCGAGACGGGGGCAAGACGCAGGCTCAGGATGTCTCGCTCCAGTGGGCTCGTGGGAGCGCTCCAGAGAATCCGCCGACCGGCTCCGACTGGCGGTTGGCTCGCCTGGAGTCCGCCCTCCCTCCAGGCGTTTACCGGGTCCGTGCCTTCGTCCGTGACCCAGCCAGTGGGCGAACCGGCCAGGTGGAGCAACGCATTCTCGTGCCTGACATGACGGTGTTTCGCGTCTCGACGCCCGTGCTCTCCGATCAGGTGACGGCCTCAGTTGACGCCCAGTCTTCGGTTTCCCCCGCGCCCGTAGCCCACGAAGAGTTCAGCCCAACGGCGGCCCGCCCGTTGCTCGCCACCTTTGAGGTACTTGGTGCTGCCAAGGACCCCGCCACGGGCCAAAGCAGAATCGAAACCCGCTTCGTGCTCGAAGATCAGACAGGCCACCCGCTGGCCGCGCCTCCTGCCTCCGCGCTCGTTCCCTCACCGGAGGGCCGCTTGCAACAGGTCATAGCATTGCCCCAGCTTCCGGGCGGCCAATACGCTTTGGTGATAACGGTCGATGACCGCGTCGCGGGAAACAGTCAAGAGGTCCGTCGGGGGTTCAGCGTCCGGGAGCCGCCCGCCTCAGCCGCTGCAGAGGCCCCTTCGAGTCTTGGGCCAGTCACGGCGGCAACCCCGGAGCTCACAGCGATTTTGGATCGCGCCGCACAGTACGTTCTGGCTTATGGGCAGGAGCTCACCAACATCGTCGCCGAGGAGGAGTGCCGCCAGGTTTATGCGCCCGGCGACCTGGATAGACAGGTTGTGCGCACCATACGAGCGGGCGTTCTTTTCGTCTCGCTCCCTGGACCCGTGCCCTGGGCGACGTTCCGGGATGTGTGGGAAGTGGATGGCAACAAGATCCGCGATCGTGCAGACCGCCTAGTGCGTCTATTCCGCGACTCGCCGGCTACCGCCCACGAGCGCGCGCGGGCGATCCTCGAGGAGAGTGCGCGCTTCAACCTGGGGCCCGTTCGCCGCACGTTGAACATACCAACGCTGGCGCTCCTCTTCCTACATCACGAGAACCAATACCGCTTCGCCTTTCAGCTCAAGGGAGAGCGGTCGTTCCATGGCACCAAGGTCAGGGACGTGGCCTTCAGCGAGCGTGTCCGGCCGGCGCTCGTGGTGGGAGAAACCGGGGCGGGCGCCCCCGTCAGGGGCCGCCTCTGGATCGACCCCCAGCAAGGGACCGTCCTGAAGACAGATGCCGAGTATGACATCGATCCCCTAGACCCGTACCACAGGTCCCGGGCCCACATCGTTACCGAGTATCGACGCGATCCCACTCTGCGCATCGTTGTCCCGGATCTAATGGAGGAGACTTACGAGTCGTTGGTCGCAACCGGAGGCGGGGGTTTGGGGGTGGCCCTTGTCCAAGCTACGACACGGTACTCGGGCTACCTTCGTTTCAGCGTGACCACTGAGGAGAGGGTCATCGGCCTTCCCCACAAGTTGCAGTGA
- a CDS encoding DUF4214 domain-containing protein, whose amino-acid sequence MRLTTATLVAIALGSAAGGSVPGGTHVNLALAINGVALAQDDESADRAIDRAFRAVLEREPSPTERRRYRLLMRENEWGEADVRRDLSERPDYQRFSKGRGVEPEAVIRKAYQDILGRDPDSEGMRTYRSKMIDEGWSEREVREALRRSDEHASSEHRYASADRIIRRAYQDILGREPDPEGQQTFRRHIVEDGFDEHDVREALRRSPEKRQRSDAEAADMVRRAYRAVLNREPDPTGLRDYKARVLRDHWSEQQIADDLRQSDEYRRKRR is encoded by the coding sequence ATGAGACTGACTACCGCCACGCTGGTGGCGATCGCCCTCGGTAGCGCTGCCGGCGGGTCCGTGCCTGGAGGAACCCACGTGAACCTGGCTCTGGCCATCAATGGCGTCGCGCTGGCTCAGGATGACGAGAGCGCGGACCGGGCGATAGACCGGGCGTTCCGGGCCGTCCTCGAGCGCGAGCCCTCTCCCACGGAGCGGCGGCGGTACCGCCTGCTCATGCGGGAGAACGAGTGGGGAGAGGCAGACGTGCGCCGCGACCTGAGTGAACGCCCCGACTACCAACGCTTCTCCAAGGGGCGGGGCGTTGAGCCCGAAGCCGTCATCCGGAAGGCGTACCAGGACATCCTTGGCCGCGACCCGGACTCGGAGGGAATGCGCACCTATCGCAGCAAGATGATTGACGAGGGTTGGTCGGAGCGAGAGGTCCGGGAAGCCCTTCGCCGAAGCGACGAGCACGCTTCGAGTGAGCACCGCTACGCTTCCGCCGACCGGATCATCCGCCGGGCCTACCAGGACATCCTCGGCCGCGAGCCTGACCCAGAGGGCCAGCAAACGTTTCGAAGGCATATCGTCGAGGATGGGTTCGACGAGCACGACGTCCGGGAAGCGCTCCGGAGGAGCCCCGAGAAGCGGCAGAGGAGCGACGCCGAGGCGGCGGACATGGTGCGCCGGGCGTACCGCGCGGTCCTGAATCGGGAGCCGGACCCTACCGGGCTCAGGGACTACAAGGCCAGGGTTCTGCGCGATCATTGGAGCGAGCAGCAGATCGCGGACGACCTCCGCCAGAGCGACGAGTACCGAAGAAAGCGGCGCTAG
- a CDS encoding c-type cytochrome — protein sequence MAQVASILVLSIVATRGARPQGPVGAGQAIPTAGRRFRNIQVLKEMPADRVFPSMSFFGASLNVDCGFCHVDGPDFDKDDKKNKQVARKMMEMELAINQANFRGQPVVTCHTCHRGSATPVRFPLPSVARQGDDDGVTVRGAALSEAASEIIEKYIDAIGGAAAVGRISTYVEKGSYSNSIFPGSFAFEAFTKAPGQRLEVIHYPRGDSLTGYGHGGGWTKKSSDPADDMSAAATDYFRSLADIEEPARIRRQLSNARVAPRGMIDGRPINVLVGLQPDHPPMTYCFDRQSGLLVRVLRYTQTPFGPNPVQADYTDYRAVGGIKVPFRRTFIQSRSQYTIQLQQVQENVRVDDAKFVKPM from the coding sequence GTGGCGCAGGTGGCTTCGATTCTCGTCCTCTCGATCGTGGCGACTCGCGGGGCGCGCCCTCAGGGCCCGGTCGGCGCGGGCCAGGCGATTCCTACCGCCGGGCGGCGCTTCCGGAACATCCAGGTGCTCAAAGAGATGCCCGCGGACCGTGTGTTCCCCAGCATGAGTTTCTTTGGCGCCTCTCTCAACGTGGACTGCGGTTTCTGTCACGTCGATGGCCCGGACTTCGACAAAGACGACAAGAAGAACAAGCAGGTGGCTCGCAAGATGATGGAGATGGAGCTTGCCATCAACCAGGCGAACTTCAGAGGTCAGCCTGTTGTCACCTGTCACACGTGCCACCGGGGTTCCGCCACGCCCGTCCGTTTCCCCCTGCCGAGCGTAGCAAGGCAAGGCGATGACGACGGCGTAACGGTCCGGGGCGCAGCCTTGTCTGAGGCGGCGAGTGAGATCATCGAGAAGTACATCGATGCGATCGGCGGCGCGGCGGCCGTCGGGAGGATCTCGACATACGTGGAGAAAGGCTCCTATTCCAACAGCATCTTCCCGGGATCATTTGCCTTCGAGGCCTTTACGAAAGCCCCTGGCCAGAGGCTGGAGGTCATCCACTATCCCAGGGGCGACTCGCTTACCGGCTACGGCCACGGTGGGGGCTGGACAAAGAAGTCGAGCGACCCGGCTGATGACATGAGCGCCGCCGCCACCGATTACTTCAGGTCCCTCGCCGACATCGAAGAGCCCGCCCGCATCCGGAGACAATTATCCAACGCTCGCGTTGCGCCCCGCGGCATGATTGACGGCCGCCCGATCAATGTTCTCGTGGGCCTCCAGCCAGATCACCCGCCCATGACCTATTGCTTCGATCGGCAATCCGGATTGTTGGTGCGCGTACTCCGCTACACGCAAACTCCATTCGGCCCTAATCCCGTTCAAGCCGACTACACTGACTATCGGGCCGTGGGCGGAATCAAGGTGCCCTTCCGCCGGACGTTCATCCAATCGAGATCTCAATACACCATTCAACTCCAGCAGGTTCAGGAGAACGTCCGCGTCGATGACGCAAAGTTCGTGAAGCCGATGTGA
- a CDS encoding ABC transporter permease: MALPLTYTFRNLIVRWKVTLLAVVGICLVVMVLMALLSVASGFQMTLRATGSPQNAIVVQQGSTAELASSLSTDHVNLIAVDSRVARAADGGPLASPEFVTIVALPRRADGVLANVTVRAVTPRAFAVRNGVSIVQGRAFRPGLYEVIVGKRTAERMRGLDLGSHVSLMRPTFEVVGVFTAEDSSFESEIWGDLGAMGSAFNRAGEQSSLTLRLTDPNALAAFNQDLKANPQFQLEAKEERRYYEDQAGPFSSFLIGLAIFVSVVMGIGALFGAMNTMYAIVAARTREIGTLRALGFSRLSVLTAFVMESILVALIGGVLGGLLAFSLDGFGVSTFGPNMSEIAFAFRISRSDWLAALCFTLIVGVLGGFLPALRASRLPITAALREG; the protein is encoded by the coding sequence ATGGCGCTACCGCTCACATACACCTTCCGCAATCTGATTGTGCGCTGGAAGGTGACCTTGCTCGCCGTTGTGGGCATCTGCCTGGTCGTGATGGTGCTCATGGCCCTGCTCTCTGTGGCGAGCGGCTTTCAGATGACCCTGCGCGCCACGGGCAGCCCGCAAAACGCTATCGTCGTGCAGCAAGGCTCAACCGCGGAACTCGCCTCCTCCCTCTCCACGGATCACGTCAACCTGATCGCCGTTGATTCCCGCGTGGCCCGGGCCGCGGACGGTGGCCCTCTCGCCTCGCCCGAATTCGTCACGATTGTCGCGCTGCCGAGGCGCGCCGACGGCGTGCTCGCCAACGTCACCGTGCGCGCCGTGACCCCCCGCGCGTTTGCCGTGCGCAATGGGGTCAGCATAGTTCAAGGCCGTGCCTTCCGCCCCGGACTCTACGAAGTCATCGTGGGCAAGCGCACCGCGGAGCGGATGCGCGGGCTCGACCTCGGCTCACACGTCAGCCTCATGCGCCCGACTTTCGAAGTCGTAGGCGTCTTCACCGCCGAGGATAGTTCCTTCGAGAGTGAAATCTGGGGGGACCTCGGCGCCATGGGATCAGCCTTCAACCGCGCTGGCGAGCAAAGCTCTCTGACCCTGCGCCTGACTGATCCCAACGCTCTTGCGGCTTTCAACCAGGATCTCAAGGCCAATCCGCAGTTCCAATTGGAGGCCAAAGAGGAGCGCCGGTATTACGAGGATCAGGCGGGTCCCTTCTCCAGCTTCCTCATTGGCCTCGCGATTTTCGTCTCGGTGGTGATGGGCATCGGAGCGCTGTTCGGTGCCATGAACACCATGTACGCCATCGTAGCCGCCCGCACCCGCGAAATCGGTACCCTGCGCGCCCTGGGCTTCTCGCGTCTCAGCGTTCTCACTGCCTTCGTGATGGAATCAATCTTGGTGGCGCTGATCGGTGGAGTGCTCGGTGGCCTCCTCGCCTTCAGCCTCGATGGCTTCGGCGTCAGCACATTCGGACCCAATATGAGCGAAATCGCCTTTGCCTTCCGCATCAGCCGGAGTGACTGGTTGGCCGCGCTTTGCTTTACGCTCATCGTTGGCGTTCTGGGTGGCTTTCTTCCTGCGCTGCGCGCTTCCCGGCTCCCCATAACGGCGGCATTGCGCGAGGGCTGA
- a CDS encoding FtsX-like permease family protein — protein MKFLPFIVSHLRHNWMRTSSTVLAMAVCIFLFATLQTLVYAVSGQVKSPGASRLITRNNVSLAFRMPKSYGAQIAAVPGVKRVSIANWFGGMRDLAKPRDFFPNFAVEAEAFLPMYPEYHLDPQQRQAFLEDQRGCIIGKDIADKANLKEGDSLQLQSTMAPYRIGKPFEFVVRGIYRVDQARFPDTSENLMFFHFKYLDEATGRKMVVSTYRVEISDSSQAVAVSGAIDALFRDSEAQTHTETEAVYAAGFISLGGKLVLLLNGIGLTVMFTILLVTANTMSMAVRERRTEIGVLKTLGFSAGLVLRLIIGEAIAIGGCGGVLGIVLALFATKAFVRAPMIGDLLKRVVNVGLPLPIAALGIAMALALGLAAGFVPALLAYRSRITDLLRQV, from the coding sequence ATGAAGTTCCTTCCCTTTATCGTCAGTCACTTGCGGCACAACTGGATGCGCACTTCGAGCACGGTATTGGCCATGGCTGTCTGCATCTTTCTCTTCGCTACCCTACAGACCCTTGTCTACGCCGTCAGTGGACAGGTGAAGAGTCCCGGTGCGTCTCGCCTCATCACCCGCAATAACGTCAGCCTGGCCTTCCGCATGCCCAAATCCTATGGGGCCCAAATCGCTGCTGTCCCGGGTGTCAAGCGAGTCTCCATTGCCAACTGGTTCGGCGGCATGCGCGATCTCGCCAAGCCTCGCGATTTCTTCCCGAACTTCGCGGTCGAGGCCGAGGCATTCCTGCCCATGTATCCTGAGTACCATCTGGATCCTCAGCAGCGGCAGGCCTTTCTTGAGGACCAGCGAGGCTGCATCATCGGCAAGGACATCGCAGACAAAGCCAACCTGAAAGAAGGCGACTCCCTTCAACTCCAAAGCACCATGGCGCCCTACCGCATTGGGAAGCCCTTTGAGTTCGTCGTGCGCGGCATTTACAGGGTTGATCAGGCCCGCTTTCCCGACACCAGCGAGAACCTGATGTTCTTCCACTTCAAGTACTTAGACGAAGCCACCGGCAGGAAAATGGTCGTCAGCACTTATCGCGTCGAGATTTCCGATTCCAGTCAGGCCGTCGCCGTGAGCGGAGCCATCGACGCGCTCTTTCGAGACAGCGAAGCGCAAACGCATACCGAGACCGAGGCCGTCTACGCCGCCGGCTTCATCTCCCTCGGTGGAAAACTGGTGTTGCTGCTAAACGGCATCGGGTTGACCGTGATGTTCACGATCCTGCTGGTCACCGCCAACACCATGAGCATGGCCGTGCGTGAGCGCCGCACCGAGATCGGAGTGCTCAAGACCCTTGGTTTCTCGGCGGGATTGGTCCTACGCCTGATCATCGGCGAGGCCATCGCGATTGGGGGGTGCGGGGGCGTGCTCGGTATCGTGCTCGCGCTATTCGCAACCAAGGCCTTCGTTAGGGCCCCCATGATCGGAGATCTGCTCAAGAGGGTTGTCAACGTCGGACTGCCACTTCCGATCGCCGCCCTCGGGATTGCCATGGCCCTTGCGCTCGGCCTAGCCGCAGGCTTTGTTCCCGCCCTTCTCGCTTATCGCTCGCGGATCACCGATCTACTAAGGCAGGTCTGA
- a CDS encoding ABC transporter ATP-binding protein — MPPATADIKPGPVRVSVEEVRKLYHRDSQEIVVLDRINLAVSEGEFVALMGPSGSGKTTLLNLIAGIDRPTSGRVTVAGADLGTLSEGALAGWRSRNVGFIFQFYNLIPVLNAVQNVELPLLLNPLGGKERRARALTALRIVGLADRASHYPRQLSGGQEQRVAIARAFVADPNLLVADEPTGDLDAHSAEEILDLLQALNREFKKTIVMVTHDPRAAERARRQLHLQKGVLASA, encoded by the coding sequence GTGCCACCAGCCACCGCCGATATCAAGCCCGGTCCCGTCAGGGTTAGCGTCGAAGAGGTTCGCAAGCTGTACCACCGCGACAGCCAGGAAATCGTTGTTCTCGACCGCATCAATCTCGCCGTCTCGGAAGGAGAATTTGTCGCCCTCATGGGCCCATCTGGTTCCGGCAAGACCACGCTCCTGAACCTTATCGCCGGTATCGATCGTCCAACCTCGGGTCGAGTAACCGTTGCCGGCGCTGATCTTGGGACTCTCTCGGAAGGCGCGCTCGCCGGCTGGCGTAGTCGCAACGTGGGCTTCATTTTCCAGTTCTACAACCTCATTCCAGTGCTTAACGCCGTCCAGAACGTCGAACTGCCGCTCCTTCTTAATCCCCTCGGCGGCAAGGAGCGGCGCGCCCGCGCCCTAACGGCGCTTCGCATTGTCGGCCTGGCTGATCGCGCCTCGCACTATCCCCGTCAACTCTCCGGCGGGCAGGAGCAGCGCGTGGCCATCGCCCGCGCCTTTGTCGCCGATCCCAATCTCCTAGTCGCCGACGAGCCGACCGGCGATCTTGACGCCCATAGCGCGGAAGAGATTCTCGATCTCCTACAGGCCCTGAACCGCGAATTCAAGAAGACCATTGTCATGGTTACTCACGACCCGCGCGCCGCCGAGCGCGCCCGTAGGCAACTCCATCTCCAGAAGGGCGTTCTCGCGAGTGCGTAA
- a CDS encoding histidine kinase yields MAQLTAGFGVAIVLIPVAMVSAQALAQGFLSKEQVHSSGVVPHFFQAVLVISLWCALYFSAHEFRKRRAAEMEALRLALLAQVAQFRTLRSQLNPHFLFNSLNSLRELVDEDQERAKQLITRLSGLLRYTLRADSVETVPLKEELAAVEDYLALEKVRFEERLRLRYEVTPEALSARVPPMLLQTLAENGLKHGISKSPTGGELAIAAAVNDGFLRIEVTNTGTMAETSGSTAIGLENARERLKLVYGEQACLTLRVDTGERVRAAVTIPLLTPRAAGT; encoded by the coding sequence GTGGCGCAACTGACGGCTGGCTTTGGTGTCGCAATCGTACTGATTCCGGTAGCAATGGTCTCGGCGCAGGCACTGGCCCAGGGATTTCTGAGCAAGGAGCAAGTGCATTCGTCGGGCGTGGTTCCCCACTTTTTCCAAGCAGTGCTCGTTATCTCCCTCTGGTGCGCCCTGTACTTCAGCGCGCACGAGTTCCGCAAGCGCCGTGCAGCGGAGATGGAGGCCTTGCGACTGGCGCTCCTGGCTCAGGTGGCTCAGTTTCGCACGCTCCGCTCGCAATTGAATCCGCACTTTCTCTTCAATTCCTTGAACAGCCTGCGCGAGCTCGTCGATGAAGATCAAGAGCGTGCGAAGCAACTGATCACACGGCTGTCGGGCCTCTTGCGCTATACCCTGCGCGCGGACAGCGTGGAAACCGTCCCGCTCAAAGAGGAACTGGCGGCCGTCGAAGATTATCTCGCCCTGGAGAAGGTTCGCTTCGAAGAGAGATTGCGGTTGCGGTACGAGGTCACGCCCGAAGCTCTTTCAGCGAGAGTGCCCCCCATGTTGCTGCAAACGCTGGCCGAGAATGGGTTGAAGCATGGGATTTCAAAGTCCCCGACCGGCGGAGAGCTGGCGATCGCAGCCGCCGTGAATGACGGCTTTCTCCGCATCGAGGTAACCAACACCGGCACCATGGCAGAGACTAGCGGCTCGACGGCCATTGGTCTCGAGAACGCTCGCGAGCGGCTGAAGCTAGTCTATGGGGAGCAGGCGTGCCTGACGCTGCGGGTGGATACTGGCGAGAGAGTGCGTGCTGCGGTCACAATTCCACTGCTCACACCGAGGGCCGCCGGTACATGA
- a CDS encoding response regulator transcription factor, with amino-acid sequence MRTLIIDDERLARNALRRLLRPYKDIEIAGEAANSEEGLRAINTLRPDLVLMDVEMPGRNGFQLLEELEDVPLVIFTTAFDTYAVKAFEASALDYLMKPISSDRLEAALGRARRALAAAAAEPLGAGVKGSAARQIFVRDGDRCWIVRLADIRLMESEGNYTRLHFGNDSPIVFRSLSAIEQGLAPDLFFRSNRSQVINLQCIESVHNEIDGRLVVKLIKGEQIEVSRRQSQRLRQLLKF; translated from the coding sequence ATGAGAACGCTGATCATTGATGATGAGCGTCTGGCCCGTAACGCACTGCGGCGCTTGCTTCGTCCATATAAGGATATTGAAATTGCGGGCGAGGCGGCAAATTCGGAGGAGGGCCTGCGGGCCATTAACACATTAAGGCCCGATCTTGTTCTCATGGATGTGGAGATGCCGGGGCGCAACGGTTTTCAACTCCTGGAGGAGTTGGAAGATGTTCCGCTGGTCATTTTTACGACTGCCTTTGACACTTACGCCGTAAAGGCATTCGAGGCGAGCGCGCTCGACTACTTGATGAAGCCGATTTCCTCGGACCGGCTGGAAGCAGCCCTGGGCCGGGCGCGCAGGGCTCTGGCCGCGGCTGCGGCCGAGCCCCTCGGTGCAGGCGTGAAAGGATCTGCCGCACGACAGATTTTCGTGCGCGACGGTGACCGCTGCTGGATCGTGCGCCTGGCCGATATCCGGTTGATGGAGTCTGAGGGCAACTACACCCGGCTGCATTTCGGAAACGATTCGCCTATCGTCTTCAGATCGCTTTCGGCAATTGAACAGGGTCTCGCTCCCGATCTCTTCTTTCGCAGTAACCGCTCGCAAGTCATTAACCTACAATGCATTGAAAGCGTGCACAACGAGATTGACGGAAGACTGGTTGTGAAGCTGATCAAAGGAGAGCAGATCGAGGTTTCGCGGCGCCAATCACAACGGCTGCGGCAGCTCCTCAAATTCTAA